One Chryseobacterium wanjuense genomic region harbors:
- a CDS encoding L-fucose dehydrogenase, which yields MNLNLDHKIIIVSGGAKGIGNAITKILAEEKALPIIIGRNKNDNKKAVQEIVDQGGKVDCVTAELSQPDECKKAIEEVIKKYGKIDGIVNNAGVNDGVGLENGSYEKFIESYHKNVVHYYLLVHHALPYLKESKGSIVNIGSKTAETGQGGTSGYAAANGARNALTREWAVELLPYSIRVNAIIVAEAWTPLYQSWISTFENPEEKLSSITSKIPLENRMTTSEEIANMAAFLLSERSSHTTGQLIHVDGGYVHLDRSLG from the coding sequence ATGAACTTAAATCTCGACCATAAAATAATCATCGTAAGCGGCGGTGCAAAAGGCATCGGAAACGCCATTACAAAAATCTTAGCCGAAGAAAAAGCATTGCCCATCATCATCGGCAGAAACAAAAATGACAACAAAAAAGCGGTTCAGGAAATCGTTGATCAAGGCGGAAAAGTTGATTGTGTTACCGCCGAACTTTCCCAACCCGATGAATGCAAAAAAGCGATCGAAGAAGTCATAAAAAAATACGGAAAGATCGATGGTATCGTGAATAATGCCGGTGTCAACGATGGTGTAGGTCTGGAGAATGGTTCATACGAAAAATTCATAGAATCCTATCATAAAAATGTGGTGCATTATTACCTTTTGGTGCATCATGCACTTCCCTATCTTAAGGAAAGCAAAGGTTCAATTGTGAATATCGGCAGCAAAACTGCAGAAACCGGGCAAGGAGGAACGTCGGGTTATGCCGCTGCGAATGGCGCCAGAAACGCCCTGACAAGAGAATGGGCGGTCGAACTTTTGCCTTACAGCATTCGTGTCAATGCCATTATCGTCGCTGAAGCCTGGACACCGCTCTATCAATCGTGGATTTCTACCTTTGAAAATCCGGAGGAAAAATTAAGCAGCATTACTTCAAAAATACCGTTGGAAAACAGAATGACAACTTCCGAGGAAATTGCGAATATGGCAGCGTTTCTGTTATCGGAAAGATCTTCGCATACAACAGGACAGTTGATTCATGTGGATGGTGGGTATGTGCATTTGGATAGGAGTTTGGGGTAA